In the genome of Candidatus Amarolinea dominans, one region contains:
- a CDS encoding transposase gives MDIIPPAVRSVVEKYLMQLLYWFSDEIYKLLLPRAQNHFLVGLRNHLNFGTLETACAKYHHEGGRGAPVVHPVSRLVRALLVKYLLNLSLRNLEESIRWNLLVKWFVGYAAFESGPDHATLERFELWVIEHQTRTFFDQILNQIDHDFADDRDKSQIGDTYAMRTNAATETIIWLIRHTCQRLLTAWQEMDEAGLAAVRKQLDREAIFGAEDEAKEFRLDQTQRGNRLQRTVAAALQCQALIRAQLAEHPSLPEAQRQAVSALLDILNKIMTDEVSITRNEAGEITSVQELPKNKKGSYRIASTTDYDATFRVHGEKTDFGYNVNLAATDTFIREIRADTGSQPDPVAIPDLLTAQQEYHDFMPVKLIYDKAAGTGKHHADVDKASDGQTQLVAPLMPYDQRSERFAPDDFTLSPDDHSLTCPRGRVSTTAYRSQSGDGRSFRFTPAQCADCPLFAQCRGDQVPASHIRQVFISDHRSILAKARTYAQTPQFRLDLKLRSTVERIIANLVRYHGARRAHRRGRLLCDFQAKMCATAFNLRQWLRRLQRQAQAASAVPQP, from the coding sequence ATGGATATTATACCACCTGCCGTTCGATCTGTCGTAGAGAAGTACCTCATGCAGTTGCTCTACTGGTTCAGCGACGAAATATACAAGCTACTGTTACCCCGTGCGCAGAACCATTTCCTGGTTGGCCTGCGCAATCATCTGAATTTCGGCACGTTAGAGACAGCGTGCGCCAAGTATCATCATGAGGGCGGGCGCGGTGCACCCGTCGTGCATCCGGTGTCCCGCTTGGTGCGGGCGTTACTCGTGAAGTACCTGCTGAATCTGTCGCTGCGCAACCTGGAAGAATCCATCCGCTGGAATCTGCTGGTCAAGTGGTTCGTGGGTTATGCCGCATTCGAGAGCGGACCCGACCATGCCACCCTGGAACGCTTCGAACTGTGGGTGATTGAGCACCAGACTCGCACCTTCTTCGATCAGATCCTCAACCAGATTGACCACGACTTTGCCGACGATCGAGACAAGTCGCAGATCGGCGATACCTATGCCATGCGCACCAATGCCGCAACCGAAACGATCATTTGGTTGATCCGCCATACGTGCCAGCGACTCCTGACGGCATGGCAAGAAATGGATGAAGCGGGCCTGGCTGCAGTGCGAAAGCAATTGGATCGAGAAGCGATCTTTGGCGCTGAAGACGAAGCGAAGGAATTCCGTCTCGATCAAACGCAGCGCGGCAATCGCCTACAAAGAACGGTGGCCGCTGCGCTTCAGTGCCAGGCGTTGATTCGGGCACAACTAGCCGAGCATCCCTCGTTGCCAGAGGCTCAACGTCAGGCTGTGTCCGCTTTGCTCGACATCTTGAACAAAATTATGACCGATGAAGTCTCGATTACCCGTAACGAGGCCGGTGAGATTACCAGCGTGCAGGAGTTACCCAAGAACAAGAAGGGGTCCTATCGTATCGCCAGCACCACCGATTACGATGCCACCTTCCGCGTGCATGGCGAAAAAACGGACTTCGGATACAACGTCAACCTTGCCGCCACCGATACCTTCATTCGTGAGATCAGGGCTGATACCGGCAGCCAACCAGACCCCGTGGCTATCCCTGATTTGCTCACCGCTCAGCAAGAGTATCACGACTTCATGCCCGTCAAGTTAATCTATGACAAAGCAGCCGGCACCGGCAAACACCACGCTGACGTTGACAAGGCCAGCGACGGTCAAACTCAACTCGTTGCGCCTCTCATGCCCTATGACCAGCGCAGCGAACGCTTTGCCCCTGACGACTTTACCTTATCGCCCGATGATCACTCCCTCACTTGCCCCCGCGGTCGGGTCAGCACCACTGCTTACCGTTCCCAAAGTGGCGACGGACGCAGCTTTCGCTTCACGCCCGCTCAATGCGCCGACTGTCCCTTGTTCGCTCAATGTCGGGGCGACCAGGTCCCCGCATCCCACATACGCCAGGTTTTCATCAGCGACCATCGCTCCATCCTTGCCAAAGCCCGCACCTATGCCCAAACCCCCCAGTTCCGTCTGGACCTCAAGCTCCGTTCGACCGTTGAGCGCATCATCGCCAACCTCGTCCGCTACCACGGCGCACGCCGTGCCCATCGCCGGGGTCGTCTCTTGTGCGATTTCCAGGCCAAAATGTGTGCCACCGCCTTCAACCTCCGCCAGTGGCTTCGTCGCCTGCAACGCCAGGCCCAAGCTGCGTCTGCCGTGCCCCAACCCTGA
- a CDS encoding glycogen debranching enzyme family protein produces MGQSRGPAIAFGRAICGDLDAALRREWLVTNGIGGFAAGTIAGAHTRRYHGLLVAALRPPLDRTLLLAKLDEWAEMDGAVFPLACNEFQDGTVDPHGYRHLESFHLDGTLPVWRYALADAILEKRVWMVHGQNTTYVTYRLERGERPVRLGIVALANYRDYHGDMQMPTWTPQLEICATPQENGHWEAVDGRFELKITMFETATPFFLTASLQGGQPAEPAALRFEVLDHLYRNFHWRIEAERQETDHEDLTALGRFYVDLQPGQTLCLVASTVGMDHADAVASLSAAQTRAIELLTRAQVTDEPAWIQQLTLAADQFIVARDDGHTVIAGYPWFTDWGRDTMIALPGLALSTGRPELAASLLRTFARYVNQGMLPNRFPDAGEALGDGDYNTVDATLWYFEAVRAVVAASGDPDLLAAIFPVLQDIVEWHHTGTRFNIRVDPADGLLSAGEAGVQLTWMDAKVGDWVVTPRQGKAVEINALWYHALCIMADFAQRLGQPAAAYEQRANQVRQSFARFWRDDLGFCADILDGPTGDDLALRPNGLLAVALPNSPLTPSQQRRLLDACARHLLTSIGLRSLAASDPNYIGLYVGNRRTRDGAYHQGTTWAWLIGPFVQAHLRVHQDPTLARAFLEPFRHHLSDAGLGSISEIADGSAPFAPRGCPWQAWSVAEVLRVWKMLRSER; encoded by the coding sequence ATGGGGCAAAGTAGGGGGCCGGCTATTGCATTTGGCCGTGCGATCTGTGGGGACTTGGATGCGGCCTTGCGCCGTGAGTGGCTGGTGACGAACGGTATCGGCGGCTTTGCGGCGGGCACTATCGCCGGCGCGCACACCCGGCGCTATCATGGTCTGCTCGTGGCTGCCTTGCGGCCGCCGCTGGACCGCACGCTGCTCCTGGCGAAGTTGGACGAATGGGCCGAGATGGATGGCGCCGTTTTCCCGCTTGCCTGCAACGAATTTCAGGATGGCACCGTGGACCCGCATGGCTACCGTCACCTGGAATCGTTTCACCTGGACGGCACGCTGCCGGTGTGGCGTTATGCCCTGGCTGACGCCATCCTGGAGAAACGCGTCTGGATGGTGCATGGTCAGAACACCACTTATGTCACCTACCGCTTGGAGCGAGGCGAGCGGCCCGTGCGCCTGGGGATCGTGGCCCTGGCGAACTACCGTGATTATCACGGCGACATGCAGATGCCGACCTGGACGCCGCAACTGGAAATCTGCGCCACACCGCAGGAGAACGGTCACTGGGAAGCGGTTGACGGCCGTTTCGAACTGAAGATCACGATGTTCGAGACGGCAACCCCGTTCTTTCTGACCGCCAGCCTGCAGGGCGGCCAGCCGGCGGAACCGGCCGCGTTGCGCTTCGAGGTGCTCGATCACCTGTACCGCAACTTCCATTGGCGCATCGAAGCGGAGCGCCAGGAGACCGACCATGAAGACCTGACCGCGCTGGGGCGTTTCTACGTGGATCTGCAGCCCGGTCAAACCCTGTGCCTGGTCGCTTCTACCGTGGGTATGGATCATGCAGACGCGGTCGCCAGCCTGAGCGCCGCGCAAACCCGCGCGATCGAGCTGCTGACCCGCGCGCAGGTGACGGACGAGCCGGCCTGGATTCAACAGCTCACCCTGGCGGCCGACCAGTTCATCGTGGCCCGCGACGACGGGCATACGGTCATCGCTGGTTACCCCTGGTTTACCGATTGGGGCCGCGACACCATGATTGCGCTGCCGGGCCTGGCCTTGAGCACTGGCCGGCCAGAACTGGCCGCGTCGCTGCTGCGCACCTTTGCCCGTTATGTCAATCAGGGAATGCTGCCCAATCGCTTCCCGGACGCGGGCGAAGCGCTGGGGGATGGCGATTACAACACGGTGGACGCCACGCTGTGGTATTTCGAGGCCGTGCGCGCGGTCGTAGCTGCCAGCGGCGATCCCGATCTCTTGGCCGCGATCTTTCCCGTACTGCAGGACATCGTGGAGTGGCATCACACCGGCACGCGTTTCAACATTCGCGTGGACCCGGCCGATGGCCTGCTCAGCGCAGGCGAGGCGGGCGTGCAGTTGACCTGGATGGATGCCAAAGTGGGCGATTGGGTGGTGACTCCGCGCCAGGGCAAGGCGGTGGAGATCAATGCGCTCTGGTATCATGCGCTCTGCATCATGGCCGATTTTGCTCAACGCCTCGGGCAGCCAGCCGCCGCGTATGAGCAGCGCGCCAACCAGGTGCGCCAATCCTTTGCCCGTTTCTGGCGCGATGACCTGGGCTTCTGCGCGGATATCCTGGACGGGCCGACCGGCGATGACCTGGCGCTGCGCCCCAACGGGCTGCTGGCCGTCGCGCTGCCCAACAGCCCGTTGACGCCGTCCCAGCAGCGCCGCCTGCTCGACGCCTGCGCCCGCCATCTGCTCACCTCGATCGGTCTGCGTTCGCTCGCTGCCAGCGACCCGAACTACATCGGCCTTTACGTGGGCAACCGCCGCACGCGTGATGGCGCCTATCACCAGGGCACGACCTGGGCCTGGCTGATCGGTCCCTTCGTGCAGGCCCATCTGCGCGTCCACCAGGACCCAACCCTGGCCCGCGCCTTCCTGGAACCGTTCCGCCACCACCTCAGCGACGCCGGCCTGGGCAGCATCAGCGAAATCGCCGACGGCAGCGCCCCCTTCGCCCCGCGCGGCTGCCCCTGGCAGGCGTGGAGCGTGGCAGAAGTGCTGCGAGTGTGGAAGATGCTCAGATCTGAACGCTGA
- a CDS encoding aldo/keto reductase, protein MNYRSLGRTGLRVSEIGFGGWAIGGAAFGNSYGPTDDAASRAAIQRALELGCTFFDAADVYGHGHSEELLGQALHDAAARDQVIIATKVGANFYHRDVDPALAPGLSRHLGRPLADFPADAVLPVAHGANFRPDYLRFACEQSLRRLRREVIDLYQLHNPGLALIEQGEIWQALDDLKQAGKIRFYGVSIHQPVEGIAALVGGKADTIQVVYNLLDQAAASQLFPLALALQVGIIAREPLANGFLAGKYGPDTRFAPGDMRATWPADYVTARSRAAQTLAAEWVRPGQTLAQAAIRFALDHPAVSTVIPGAKTPGQVEQNLAAGGVWSAKARAKGRRGEGAKGVRWGGEYEGHGAK, encoded by the coding sequence ATGAACTATCGTTCGCTTGGGCGCACGGGCCTGCGGGTATCCGAGATCGGTTTTGGCGGTTGGGCCATTGGCGGCGCGGCGTTTGGCAACTCCTACGGCCCCACCGATGACGCCGCCTCCCGCGCGGCGATCCAGCGCGCGCTGGAGTTGGGCTGTACTTTTTTCGACGCGGCCGATGTCTACGGCCATGGGCACAGCGAAGAGCTGCTCGGCCAGGCGCTGCATGACGCGGCCGCCCGCGACCAGGTCATCATCGCCACCAAAGTGGGCGCCAACTTCTATCACCGGGATGTTGACCCGGCCCTGGCGCCCGGCCTGAGCCGTCACCTGGGGCGGCCGCTGGCCGATTTCCCGGCCGACGCCGTGCTGCCCGTGGCGCATGGCGCCAATTTCCGCCCGGACTACCTGCGCTTTGCCTGCGAACAGAGCCTGCGCCGGCTGCGCCGCGAGGTGATTGACCTTTATCAACTGCACAACCCCGGCCTGGCCTTGATCGAGCAGGGCGAGATTTGGCAGGCGCTGGACGATCTCAAGCAGGCCGGCAAGATTCGTTTCTACGGCGTGTCCATTCATCAGCCGGTCGAAGGCATCGCGGCCCTGGTCGGCGGTAAAGCAGACACGATCCAGGTGGTGTACAACCTGCTCGATCAGGCCGCGGCCAGCCAGCTCTTCCCCCTGGCCCTGGCCCTGCAGGTGGGCATCATTGCCCGTGAACCGTTGGCGAACGGCTTCCTGGCCGGAAAATACGGGCCAGACACGCGCTTTGCGCCAGGCGATATGCGCGCGACCTGGCCGGCCGATTATGTCACGGCCCGCAGCCGCGCCGCGCAGACCCTGGCGGCAGAATGGGTGCGCCCCGGCCAAACCCTGGCCCAGGCCGCCATTCGCTTTGCGCTCGATCATCCGGCCGTCAGCACCGTCATCCCCGGCGCTAAGACCCCGGGTCAGGTCGAACAGAATTTGGCCGCGGGTGGGGTTTGGAGCGCGAAGGCGCGCGCGAAGGGGCGAAGGGGCGAAGGAGCGAAGGGGGTGAGGTGGGGGGGAGAGTATGAAGGACATGGGGCAAAGTAG
- a CDS encoding beta-glucosidase, which produces MPSFLTFPEHFLWGAATAAYQIEGAWQADGKGESIWDRFAHTPGKTRNGDTGDVACDHYHRWPDDIRLMQSLGLRAYRFSIAWTRILPQGRGAINQAGLDFYSRLVDSLLAAGIEPGVTLYHWDLPQALQDQGGWANRDTAAAFVEYADVVSRRLGDRVKLWITHNEPAVVAWLGHSNGEHAPGINDVATAAAVSHHLLLSHGWAMPVLRQNSPDAQAGITLNINWTAPASRSAADLDFARNVDGRWVRWFLDPLYGRRYPADITADLEAEGAFPHGVLSFVQPGDDAAIAAPTDFLGVNYYNRVIVRSQAVTEADNLPPTLIPAPRDPDHWTEMGWETYPDGLFGTLVRVAFEYQAPRIYITENGASYADGPDADGRVHDARRLAYVRQHLVAAWRAIQMGVPLAGYFAWSLLDNFEWAHGYAQRFGLTWVNYETQERIVKDSGLWYGQAARAGGFAPA; this is translated from the coding sequence ATGCCATCTTTTCTGACCTTTCCTGAACATTTCTTGTGGGGCGCGGCCACCGCAGCCTACCAGATCGAAGGCGCCTGGCAGGCCGACGGCAAGGGGGAGTCCATCTGGGACCGCTTCGCACACACGCCGGGCAAGACCCGCAACGGTGACACCGGCGATGTGGCGTGCGATCACTACCACCGCTGGCCGGACGACATCCGTCTGATGCAGTCGCTGGGACTGCGCGCTTACCGCTTCTCCATCGCCTGGACGCGCATCCTGCCCCAGGGCCGCGGCGCCATCAACCAGGCCGGGCTTGATTTTTACAGCCGCCTGGTGGATAGCCTGCTGGCCGCCGGCATCGAGCCGGGCGTCACGCTCTATCACTGGGACCTGCCCCAGGCCCTGCAAGACCAGGGCGGATGGGCCAATCGCGACACCGCGGCCGCGTTCGTGGAGTATGCCGATGTGGTCAGCCGCCGCTTGGGCGACCGTGTCAAACTGTGGATTACGCACAACGAGCCGGCCGTGGTGGCATGGCTCGGCCATTCGAACGGTGAGCATGCGCCCGGCATCAATGATGTGGCGACGGCCGCGGCGGTCAGTCATCACTTGCTCCTGTCGCACGGCTGGGCCATGCCGGTGCTGCGCCAGAACAGCCCCGACGCCCAGGCCGGCATCACGCTGAACATCAACTGGACCGCGCCGGCTTCGCGCAGCGCGGCCGACCTGGATTTTGCACGCAACGTGGATGGCCGCTGGGTGCGCTGGTTCCTGGACCCGCTCTACGGCCGCCGTTACCCCGCCGACATCACCGCTGATTTGGAGGCCGAGGGCGCGTTCCCGCACGGCGTTCTGTCCTTTGTCCAGCCCGGCGACGATGCCGCCATCGCCGCGCCGACCGACTTCCTGGGCGTCAACTACTACAATCGCGTCATCGTGCGCAGCCAGGCGGTGACCGAGGCCGACAACCTGCCGCCGACTCTCATTCCCGCGCCGCGCGATCCCGACCATTGGACCGAGATGGGTTGGGAAACCTACCCTGACGGCCTGTTCGGGACCCTGGTGCGGGTGGCGTTCGAGTATCAAGCGCCCCGCATCTACATCACCGAGAACGGCGCCAGCTATGCGGACGGGCCAGACGCCGATGGGCGAGTGCATGACGCCCGGCGTCTCGCCTATGTGCGCCAGCATTTGGTCGCCGCCTGGCGCGCCATTCAGATGGGCGTGCCCCTGGCCGGCTACTTCGCCTGGTCGCTGCTGGACAACTTCGAGTGGGCGCATGGCTATGCGCAGCGCTTTGGGCTGACCTGGGTCAACTACGAGACGCAGGAGCGCATCGTCAAGGACAGCGGTCTCTGGTACGGACAGGCGGCGCGGGCCGGCGGGTTTGCGCCGGCGTAA
- a CDS encoding DinB family protein — MSNDNRRARIRTRLEEARQELLDVLDKITPDTEIQSTENPAWTVHDIVAHVTLSERGLQATVQRFLEGVELPADFSLNVWNERQVKKAANRSLAEMIAAMTGSRQGTLELLESLSDEQMAVEGMHPAGFRTTVAGVFKVMAYHERLHGAEIARALGLPAPRIPAWPGTDVSVTRE; from the coding sequence ATGAGCAACGACAACCGGCGTGCGCGGATTCGCACCAGGCTGGAAGAGGCCCGTCAGGAACTCCTGGATGTGTTGGACAAAATTACGCCTGACACCGAGATACAATCTACCGAAAACCCCGCCTGGACCGTTCATGACATCGTGGCGCATGTCACCCTGTCGGAGCGCGGACTGCAGGCCACCGTTCAACGCTTCCTGGAAGGGGTTGAGCTGCCCGCTGATTTCAGCCTGAACGTGTGGAACGAGCGCCAGGTCAAAAAAGCGGCCAACCGCTCGCTGGCCGAGATGATTGCGGCGATGACCGGCTCGCGCCAAGGGACCCTGGAACTGCTCGAATCGCTGAGCGATGAGCAGATGGCGGTCGAAGGCATGCATCCGGCCGGCTTTCGCACCACAGTCGCGGGCGTCTTCAAGGTGATGGCTTACCATGAACGCCTGCACGGCGCAGAGATTGCACGTGCCCTGGGACTGCCCGCACCCCGCATCCCGGCCTGGCCGGGAACCGACGTTTCTGTGACGAGAGAATAA
- the fabL gene encoding enoyl-[acyl-carrier-protein] reductase FabL encodes MAGKTAIVTGSGRGIGRAIAIELAQAGAQVVVNFFRRRESAEETAAAITAAGGRALVVKANVGQLDGLQTLVQETVKAFGGVDIFIANAASGVLRPAVEQDERTWDWTMNINARSLLFGARAVAPFMQAQGWGRIIGITSIGSTRVLPEYAMVGISKAAIEAAVRYLAVELAPTGIVCNAISPGVVETEALDFFPSRDQILAEGLRRTPAGRFVQPEEVARLVAFLCSDDARMIMGQVITIDGGYALLA; translated from the coding sequence CTGGCCGGCAAGACCGCCATCGTCACCGGCAGCGGTCGCGGCATCGGCCGGGCGATTGCCATCGAGCTGGCGCAGGCCGGCGCGCAGGTGGTGGTCAACTTCTTTCGCCGCCGTGAATCGGCCGAGGAGACGGCCGCGGCCATCACGGCCGCGGGCGGACGCGCCCTGGTGGTCAAGGCCAATGTGGGCCAACTCGACGGCCTGCAGACCCTCGTGCAGGAAACGGTCAAGGCCTTTGGCGGGGTGGACATCTTCATCGCCAATGCTGCCAGCGGGGTGCTGCGGCCGGCCGTGGAGCAGGACGAGCGCACCTGGGATTGGACGATGAACATCAACGCGCGTTCTCTGCTGTTTGGTGCGCGGGCGGTGGCGCCGTTCATGCAGGCCCAGGGCTGGGGCCGCATCATCGGCATCACCAGCATCGGCTCCACCCGTGTACTGCCCGAATACGCCATGGTCGGCATCTCCAAGGCGGCCATCGAGGCCGCGGTGCGTTACCTGGCCGTGGAGCTGGCGCCGACCGGCATCGTGTGCAACGCCATCAGCCCGGGCGTGGTGGAGACGGAGGCGCTCGATTTCTTCCCCAGCAGGGACCAAATCTTGGCCGAAGGGCTGCGGCGCACGCCGGCCGGGCGCTTCGTGCAGCCTGAAGAGGTGGCGCGGCTGGTCGCGTTCCTCTGTTCGGACGATGCCCGCATGATCATGGGCCAGGTGATCACCATTGACGGCGGTTACGCCCTGTTGGCGTAG
- a CDS encoding DUF309 domain-containing protein has protein sequence MMTLPTEAGARQPDAATAPSAPAGLTLRRVAAYIPDLFFSVRVTDAIQALGGVPDLVESADELWEAIGRWPALVLIDMTAPGDWLAVVRRAKNLPHTRLIPIVAFGSHVESGALTAARQAGCDHAWARSRFVQELPALVRQHLEKIPEEIEGWDDAPAALAVAGFEAFNAGHYWEQHELLEGAWREEARPVRELYQGILQVGVALHQIEQGKWAGAIKLLRRGLNRLDRLPPLCMGVDLDAFRRQAYALHQHLMELGAEQPAVTQLDSTKLLDRCFYPHITRKS, from the coding sequence ATGATGACATTGCCCACAGAGGCCGGCGCACGGCAGCCGGATGCAGCCACGGCGCCCAGCGCGCCCGCGGGTCTGACCCTGCGGCGCGTGGCGGCCTACATCCCGGATCTTTTCTTCAGCGTGCGCGTGACCGATGCCATTCAAGCGCTGGGCGGCGTGCCCGATCTGGTGGAATCCGCCGACGAGTTGTGGGAAGCGATAGGGCGCTGGCCCGCGCTGGTGTTGATTGACATGACCGCGCCTGGCGACTGGCTGGCGGTGGTGCGTCGGGCCAAGAATCTACCGCACACGCGCCTGATCCCCATCGTGGCCTTTGGCAGTCACGTGGAAAGCGGGGCGCTGACCGCGGCGCGGCAGGCCGGCTGCGACCATGCCTGGGCCAGGTCGCGCTTCGTGCAGGAACTGCCCGCGCTGGTCAGGCAGCATCTGGAGAAGATACCGGAGGAGATCGAAGGCTGGGACGATGCGCCGGCCGCGCTGGCCGTGGCCGGCTTCGAGGCGTTCAACGCGGGACATTACTGGGAACAGCACGAACTGCTGGAAGGCGCCTGGCGTGAGGAAGCGCGTCCGGTGCGTGAACTGTACCAGGGCATCTTGCAGGTTGGCGTGGCGCTGCATCAGATTGAGCAGGGCAAATGGGCCGGCGCCATCAAACTGCTGCGCCGCGGCCTCAATCGCCTGGACCGGCTGCCCCCGCTCTGCATGGGCGTTGACCTGGACGCCTTTCGCCGCCAGGCGTATGCCCTGCATCAACATCTGATGGAACTCGGCGCCGAGCAGCCGGCTGTAACTCAGCTAGACTCGACCAAGTTACTCGATCGGTGCTTTTATCCGCACATCACGAGGAAGTCCTGA
- a CDS encoding winged helix-turn-helix transcriptional regulator: protein MQAIDNEQSTRYTVLITLKKQGRLTANELAEMLTMTPMGVRRHLALLEHDGLVHHETVQRGMGRPSNVYWLSEQAQDVFPATYAQLTNELLSYIELLDGSAHVDAIFQRRGQRRIQQAQLRLQDKPTLAARVAELAAILDEDGYLADWQQVDDQTFVLREFNCAVHHVARRFQQACGSEIEFIQTVLPDATVERQHHILRGETFCGYRIVARQAGNP from the coding sequence ATGCAAGCCATTGACAATGAACAATCTACCCGATACACGGTCCTCATCACGCTCAAGAAGCAGGGACGGCTGACAGCAAACGAACTGGCGGAAATGCTGACGATGACGCCGATGGGGGTGCGCCGTCACCTGGCCCTACTGGAGCACGACGGCCTGGTGCATCATGAGACGGTGCAGCGAGGCATGGGCCGGCCCAGCAACGTCTATTGGCTCAGCGAGCAGGCGCAGGACGTCTTCCCCGCCACTTACGCGCAACTGACCAATGAGCTGCTGAGTTACATCGAACTGCTCGATGGCAGCGCGCATGTGGATGCCATCTTTCAACGCCGCGGCCAGCGTCGCATCCAGCAAGCTCAACTGCGCCTGCAGGATAAGCCAACCCTGGCCGCGCGCGTGGCTGAGCTGGCGGCCATTCTGGACGAGGATGGCTACCTGGCCGATTGGCAGCAGGTGGACGACCAGACCTTTGTGCTGCGCGAGTTCAACTGCGCGGTACATCACGTGGCCCGGCGTTTTCAGCAGGCCTGCGGCTCCGAAATCGAGTTCATTCAGACGGTGCTGCCCGACGCCACCGTGGAACGTCAGCATCACATCCTGCGCGGCGAAACCTTCTGCGGCTATCGCATCGTTGCGCGTCAGGCAGGCAACCCATGA
- a CDS encoding ECF transporter S component, with protein MKRQSLDPRVASLVAIMIAVVYVLTRLVQIPIGSQGFVHLGDAAIYFAAFAFGPWVAAVAGGLGTSLVDATTGYAQWAIFSLLVHGIQGYVAGLLTRRIPGLYGQLIAVSSGGLILIIGYFFAGILLTGIGEAVTGVLPNVLQALSGGIVGIPLFAAVLRAYPPLAQWGAFGHWTE; from the coding sequence ATGAAACGACAGTCTCTTGACCCACGCGTAGCCTCCCTGGTTGCCATCATGATTGCCGTGGTCTATGTTCTGACGCGGCTGGTTCAGATTCCCATCGGCTCCCAGGGTTTCGTTCACCTGGGTGACGCCGCGATCTACTTCGCCGCCTTTGCCTTTGGCCCCTGGGTGGCCGCGGTGGCCGGCGGCCTGGGGACATCCCTGGTGGATGCGACCACCGGCTACGCCCAGTGGGCCATCTTTTCCCTGCTGGTGCATGGCATCCAGGGTTATGTGGCCGGCCTGCTGACGCGGCGCATCCCTGGGCTTTACGGCCAGCTCATCGCCGTCAGCAGCGGCGGTCTGATCCTCATCATCGGCTATTTTTTCGCCGGCATCCTGCTCACCGGCATCGGTGAAGCGGTCACTGGTGTCCTGCCCAATGTCCTGCAGGCGCTGAGCGGCGGCATCGTCGGCATTCCTCTCTTCGCTGCGGTGCTGCGTGCCTATCCTCCCCTGGCGCAGTGGGGCGCGTTCGGGCATTGGACCGAGTAA